The following are encoded together in the uncultured Sphaerochaeta sp. genome:
- a CDS encoding sugar phosphate nucleotidyltransferase has product MHCLILCAGYATRLYPLTENFPKPLLPVQGKSVLDWILSDVDTISGITDYIVISNHKFYDRFVSWKESASLSHPITILDDGSTSNENRLGAVKDILFAIDQLDLKEDLLVLAGDNLLDFSFSGFVSFFSEKQGTCIMRHYEPSIPRLQRTGVASIDDSDKVILMEEKPKEPKSHWAVPPFYVYKKEDIPKIKQAIAAGCNTDAPGSFISWLCNQTSVYAYPMPSKRWDIGNLDDYEQVKTEYEGPKK; this is encoded by the coding sequence ATGCACTGTCTCATCCTCTGCGCCGGCTATGCTACCCGGCTCTATCCTCTGACCGAGAACTTCCCCAAGCCCTTGTTGCCGGTTCAGGGAAAGAGTGTCTTGGACTGGATTCTCTCTGATGTCGATACCATCTCTGGTATTACTGACTATATCGTAATCTCAAACCATAAGTTCTATGACCGCTTTGTCTCTTGGAAGGAAAGTGCTTCACTCTCTCATCCCATTACCATTCTCGATGATGGCTCAACCAGCAATGAGAATAGACTGGGGGCAGTGAAGGACATCCTGTTTGCCATCGACCAGCTGGACCTCAAGGAGGACCTGTTGGTCTTGGCGGGAGATAATCTTCTCGACTTCTCTTTCTCGGGTTTTGTGTCCTTCTTCAGTGAGAAGCAAGGTACCTGTATCATGCGTCACTATGAACCTTCCATCCCCCGGCTCCAGAGAACCGGGGTGGCCTCCATCGATGATTCAGACAAGGTTATCCTGATGGAGGAGAAGCCCAAGGAGCCAAAGAGCCACTGGGCAGTACCTCCTTTCTATGTCTACAAGAAGGAGGATATCCCCAAGATCAAGCAGGCAATTGCTGCTGGCTGTAACACTGATGCACCGGGTTCTTTCATTTCCTGGCTGTGCAATCAGACATCTGTCTATGCATATCCAATGCCAAGCAAGCGGTGGGATATAGGGAACCTCGATGATTATGAGCAAGTGAAAACGGAGTATGAGGGACCGAAGAAATAG
- a CDS encoding GyrI-like domain-containing protein, translated as MAYDFKKEYREFYLPKQSPSLITIPDLQFIAAEGDGDPNEEGGVYQQVVQQLYTVAYTLKMSYKSTYKIEGFFEYVVPPLEGLWFQKGTSQGFDITRKDLLSFISIIRIPDFIQEEDVDWAKEEAFRKKGIDCSRVLYRTYTEGLCVQALHIGSYDSEQTTIDSMHAFALQEGYVPDFSSTRLHHEIYLSDPRKGSVDTLKTVVRHPVRKA; from the coding sequence ATGGCGTATGATTTTAAAAAGGAATATCGAGAGTTCTATCTTCCGAAACAGAGCCCCAGCCTCATAACCATTCCTGATCTACAGTTTATCGCAGCAGAAGGGGACGGGGATCCAAATGAAGAGGGAGGGGTGTACCAACAGGTAGTACAGCAACTCTATACCGTGGCTTATACCCTGAAAATGAGCTATAAAAGTACATACAAGATCGAGGGCTTCTTCGAATATGTTGTTCCCCCTCTTGAGGGATTGTGGTTCCAGAAGGGAACAAGCCAAGGGTTCGATATTACAAGAAAAGATCTACTATCCTTCATTTCCATAATCAGAATACCTGATTTTATACAGGAAGAGGATGTGGACTGGGCCAAGGAAGAGGCTTTTCGGAAGAAAGGAATCGATTGTTCAAGGGTTTTGTATCGTACCTATACGGAAGGACTCTGCGTCCAAGCACTTCACATTGGTTCTTATGATAGTGAACAGACGACCATTGATTCTATGCATGCCTTTGCCTTACAGGAAGGGTATGTGCCAGACTTCAGCTCAACACGCCTTCATCATGAGATCTACCTTTCCGATCCTCGTAAAGGTAGTGTAGACACCCTAAAAACTGTTGTTCGGCATCCAGTACGAAAAGCCTAG
- a CDS encoding YafY family protein, translated as MKESRLFQILYYLMDHESCTAEYLSREMEVSLRTIYRDIDRLSEAGIPVYTTQGRGGGIKLMEGFTLKKALLSGEEREMILSSLESLQLVGRNADAILRKLSSLFQMQQDHWLEVEYSQWGGGAWDPQRFALLKEAILCLEEVELEYYNAQGQHTNRRVRPLCLLFKSYAWYLKGFDCDKEAFRIFKLSRIVRIKSTGKSFERMEYPAIMNRRDVEMMGVRLHFSPSLAFRVYDEFAPSAIHKEMDGSLVVTSTLPSGQWLEGYLLSFGAGVEVLSPQWLRQALLDQAKKIACMYNT; from the coding sequence ATGAAAGAGTCCCGTCTGTTTCAAATTCTCTATTATCTCATGGATCATGAATCCTGTACGGCTGAGTATCTCTCGAGAGAAATGGAAGTTTCTCTGAGAACCATCTATCGGGATATTGACCGTCTCTCTGAAGCAGGTATTCCTGTCTATACAACGCAAGGGAGAGGTGGTGGTATCAAGCTAATGGAAGGGTTCACCCTCAAGAAAGCTCTGCTTAGTGGTGAGGAGAGGGAAATGATTCTCTCATCACTCGAAAGCCTTCAGCTTGTGGGGAGAAACGCAGATGCGATTCTACGGAAACTCTCCTCGCTCTTTCAAATGCAACAGGACCACTGGTTGGAGGTGGAGTATTCACAGTGGGGAGGAGGGGCCTGGGATCCCCAACGCTTTGCTTTGCTCAAGGAAGCAATTCTCTGTCTTGAAGAGGTTGAGCTGGAGTATTACAACGCTCAAGGGCAGCACACCAATCGAAGAGTTCGTCCATTGTGTCTTCTGTTCAAATCCTATGCCTGGTATCTCAAGGGTTTTGACTGTGACAAGGAAGCTTTCAGAATTTTCAAACTCAGCAGAATTGTACGCATTAAGAGCACCGGGAAATCATTTGAAAGGATGGAGTATCCCGCTATCATGAACCGGAGAGATGTTGAGATGATGGGAGTCAGGTTGCATTTCTCTCCTTCACTGGCTTTCAGGGTCTATGATGAGTTTGCTCCTTCTGCAATACATAAGGAAATGGATGGATCATTGGTAGTCACTTCAACGCTTCCTTCTGGCCAATGGTTGGAGGGATACCTGCTTTCCTTTGGTGCCGGTGTTGAAGTGCTCTCCCCTCAGTGGCTACGGCAGGCCTTGCTTGATCAGGCAAAGAAGATTGCTTGTATGTACAATACCTGA
- a CDS encoding radical SAM protein: protein MHFIQAKGILSERNGMNIYRGCTHGCIYCDSRSSCYHIDHLFEDIEVKANAIELLEQKLKSKRHPCMISTGSMTDPYIPLEERIGNVRKAASLIHAHGFGFSVITKSNRVLRDLDLLRSINEKTKCVVQMTLTTYDEELCRKLEPNVSTTRERFEALQILHEANIPTIVWLSPILPFINDTKENIEGILSYCIKAKVKGVLCFSMGMTLRQGNREYFYTQLDKLFPGMKERYIRTYKTQYVLSSPNNQQLMELFHQTCERHHILHDSREIFTYLEKFPSPKEPIQLSLF, encoded by the coding sequence ATGCACTTCATACAGGCAAAAGGAATTCTTTCTGAGAGAAATGGTATGAATATCTATCGGGGCTGTACTCATGGATGCATCTATTGCGATTCACGAAGTTCTTGTTATCACATAGACCATCTCTTTGAAGACATCGAAGTTAAGGCCAATGCCATAGAGCTGCTTGAACAGAAACTCAAATCCAAACGCCATCCCTGTATGATTTCCACCGGTTCCATGACAGATCCATATATCCCGCTTGAAGAGAGGATCGGGAATGTACGTAAAGCAGCATCCCTTATCCATGCACATGGCTTTGGTTTTTCGGTAATTACAAAGTCGAACAGGGTACTCAGGGATTTGGACCTACTTAGGTCCATCAATGAGAAAACCAAATGCGTCGTGCAGATGACACTTACCACGTATGATGAGGAGCTATGTAGAAAACTTGAACCAAATGTCAGTACCACAAGAGAACGATTTGAAGCCTTACAAATATTGCATGAGGCCAATATTCCCACCATAGTTTGGCTCAGCCCCATTCTCCCGTTCATCAATGATACCAAGGAAAACATTGAAGGAATCCTATCTTACTGCATCAAAGCAAAGGTAAAAGGAGTCCTATGCTTCTCCATGGGAATGACACTTCGCCAAGGCAACAGAGAATACTTCTATACACAGCTGGATAAATTGTTTCCCGGCATGAAGGAACGGTACATCAGGACCTACAAAACACAGTATGTTCTCAGCAGCCCAAACAACCAACAACTTATGGAGCTTTTTCATCAAACGTGTGAAAGACACCACATTCTTCATGATAGCAGGGAGATCTTCACCTATCTGGAGAAGTTCCCTTCACCAAAGGAGCCAATACAACTCTCGCTTTTCTGA
- a CDS encoding single-stranded DNA-binding protein — protein sequence MQDINALLETALKEAKNLKPGESFLVKDLFKGYLWNRIPRGDRLLLGSLFLSYVSANDCQITVSNKGASGQQRYQKK from the coding sequence ATGCAAGATATAAATGCCTTATTGGAAACAGCCCTTAAGGAAGCAAAGAACCTGAAGCCAGGGGAGAGTTTCCTGGTAAAGGATCTGTTCAAGGGGTACCTCTGGAACAGGATCCCCCGGGGAGACCGTCTTCTGCTTGGTTCCCTGTTCTTAAGCTACGTGAGCGCTAATGACTGCCAGATAACGGTCAGCAATAAGGGTGCTTCAGGGCAGCAGCGGTATCAGAAGAAGTGA
- a CDS encoding ImmA/IrrE family metallo-endopeptidase, whose product MNNEKKVKHTYQFTPDYAVAPGETLAEVLETLSMTQKECATRCGLTEQSMVRIIKGIQPITYETADRLEMVTGVPARMWNTLELQYQEQQRKIKEKKSYEQSIDWLKDIPTKELIVRGMIDASTSKADMVGESLRFYGVASVDAWKDVWMDPKVAARRSDCFETNIGAASAWIRIGELQAQDIACAPYNTDSFKAVLKEIQELTTSEPVLFLPRMKELCASSGVALVLVKEMKKVPWNGASKWLSPSKAMILVSLRGKAEDLFWFSFFHEAYHILHGEKKRLYIAEERSTDWQEQEADRFAANILIPEAYNKTISQIVSREEVIAMAKQLGVSPGIVAGRYRHLTENWSYFKDLTRSFDWDEVM is encoded by the coding sequence ATGAACAATGAGAAAAAAGTAAAGCATACATATCAGTTTACCCCAGACTATGCAGTTGCTCCTGGAGAAACCTTGGCTGAAGTTCTAGAAACCCTTTCAATGACACAGAAGGAGTGTGCAACAAGGTGTGGTCTGACAGAGCAGTCCATGGTTCGAATCATCAAAGGCATACAACCTATTACCTATGAAACTGCAGATAGGTTGGAAATGGTCACCGGTGTTCCCGCCCGGATGTGGAATACTTTGGAACTTCAATACCAAGAGCAACAAAGGAAGATCAAAGAGAAGAAAAGTTATGAGCAAAGTATAGATTGGTTGAAGGATATCCCCACAAAGGAATTGATTGTTCGAGGTATGATAGACGCATCTACCTCAAAGGCAGATATGGTAGGCGAATCGTTACGATTCTATGGGGTAGCCAGTGTGGATGCATGGAAGGATGTCTGGATGGACCCAAAAGTTGCTGCAAGACGTTCTGATTGTTTTGAAACAAATATAGGTGCCGCTTCTGCATGGATTAGGATAGGAGAGCTACAGGCACAGGATATTGCATGTGCACCCTATAATACGGATAGCTTCAAAGCAGTATTGAAAGAGATACAGGAGCTCACTACCAGTGAACCTGTACTGTTTTTGCCTAGGATGAAAGAGTTATGTGCTTCTTCTGGTGTTGCTCTTGTCCTAGTTAAAGAGATGAAAAAGGTCCCTTGGAATGGAGCATCAAAGTGGTTGTCTCCTTCCAAAGCGATGATATTGGTTAGCCTTCGAGGAAAAGCAGAAGATCTTTTTTGGTTCTCCTTCTTTCATGAAGCCTACCACATACTGCATGGCGAGAAGAAACGACTGTATATTGCTGAGGAGAGAAGTACTGATTGGCAAGAACAGGAAGCAGACAGGTTCGCAGCGAATATCTTGATCCCTGAAGCATATAATAAAACCATTAGTCAAATTGTCTCAAGAGAAGAGGTTATTGCTATGGCAAAGCAACTGGGGGTCAGTCCTGGGATTGTAGCAGGGCGTTATCGCCACCTTACAGAGAATTGGTCATATTTCAAGGACCTGACAAGGTCCTTTGACTGGGATGAGGTCATGTAG
- a CDS encoding LysE/ArgO family amino acid transporter has product MELPYFTGMATGASLIIAIGAQNAFVLTQGIKKQHRFLVAFICSLMDAVLIALGVAGVGSLINQSPHLLTVAAGGGALFLFVYGLKNLLTALKPVEGLAETEHSETSRAQIVLTTLAITLLNPHVYLDTVVLLGSISSTYVGQSRYLFAGGAVSASFLWFFLLSYGAAVLAPLFKRTITWRILYSLIFLIMWRIAYSLLEYAGIVEAMKSLF; this is encoded by the coding sequence ATGGAACTCCCTTACTTCACTGGTATGGCAACTGGAGCCAGCCTCATTATCGCAATTGGTGCACAGAATGCGTTTGTCCTTACCCAAGGTATCAAGAAGCAACATCGTTTTCTTGTTGCATTTATCTGTTCTCTCATGGATGCAGTGCTTATTGCCTTGGGAGTTGCAGGGGTGGGGAGTCTTATCAACCAATCACCTCATCTACTTACCGTTGCTGCCGGCGGAGGCGCTCTCTTTCTTTTTGTGTATGGCCTAAAGAACTTGTTGACCGCACTCAAACCTGTTGAGGGTTTAGCGGAGACTGAACATAGTGAAACAAGTAGAGCCCAGATAGTGCTCACCACCTTGGCAATTACTCTCTTGAACCCCCATGTCTATCTTGATACGGTGGTGCTCCTAGGAAGTATCAGCAGTACCTATGTTGGGCAGAGTAGGTACCTTTTTGCAGGTGGAGCTGTTTCGGCGTCTTTTCTCTGGTTTTTCCTCTTGTCCTATGGAGCTGCAGTTCTTGCTCCTCTCTTCAAGCGGACAATCACCTGGAGAATTCTCTACAGTCTGATCTTCCTCATCATGTGGCGTATTGCCTATTCCTTGTTGGAGTATGCAGGGATTGTGGAAGCAATGAAGAGTCTTTTCTAG
- a CDS encoding ImmA/IrrE family metallo-endopeptidase: protein MGIKDIGSNVRRHMKIHGVTILQLATMTGLGTAAISNLLNGKSEPRSSTLIKIADALAVPFNAIIADAPQLNSLRFRTAKTLSGREKAERDQLKHDTAIWLSDYCFLEHEMNDTNQKNAFSDIVEITPSSAASTAREMCGIYNDKPICDISDLMEDAGIKLRIRPFGFKKTFGLSVGDADGGPAIVVNSEKGISIERQIFTIAHELGHLVLHKTSYQNCVEVENKEEEDEANAFAGAFLVPEAALKKEWEESRGLAFVDRVLKVKRIFKVSYMTILYRLFQIEEASSYSDLIIRFRQDYFDRYGHDLKGYFEPNSLRAEFPDLVAKEDPHGLDFSDLMEERFARFVREAYEREIISMSRAGEMLNLSIMEMRALVRTWKEL from the coding sequence ATGGGTATAAAGGATATTGGAAGTAATGTTCGCCGGCATATGAAAATCCATGGAGTTACTATTTTGCAACTCGCCACCATGACTGGTTTAGGGACTGCCGCTATATCCAATCTACTGAATGGCAAATCTGAACCAAGGTCTTCAACACTCATTAAGATAGCTGATGCCCTTGCAGTTCCATTCAATGCAATCATTGCAGATGCTCCACAACTAAATTCACTCAGATTTCGTACCGCTAAGACTTTGAGTGGACGAGAGAAAGCTGAACGTGATCAGTTGAAGCATGATACCGCAATCTGGCTTTCTGACTATTGTTTTCTCGAGCATGAAATGAACGATACCAATCAAAAGAATGCCTTTTCTGACATTGTGGAGATAACTCCATCGTCTGCCGCGAGTACTGCAAGGGAAATGTGTGGAATATATAATGATAAGCCCATCTGTGATATTTCGGATTTGATGGAAGATGCAGGTATTAAGCTACGAATTCGTCCTTTTGGTTTTAAAAAGACATTTGGACTCTCTGTTGGTGATGCTGATGGAGGGCCGGCTATCGTCGTCAATTCTGAGAAAGGGATTTCTATTGAACGACAAATATTCACCATTGCGCATGAGCTAGGGCACTTAGTTCTTCATAAAACCTCTTACCAGAACTGTGTTGAAGTAGAGAACAAGGAAGAAGAGGATGAGGCAAATGCATTTGCTGGCGCCTTCCTTGTACCCGAAGCCGCACTTAAAAAGGAGTGGGAAGAGAGTAGGGGCCTTGCTTTTGTTGATAGAGTGCTGAAAGTAAAGAGAATCTTTAAAGTAAGCTATATGACAATCCTCTATAGACTGTTCCAGATTGAAGAAGCTTCTTCCTATTCTGATCTCATTATCAGGTTTCGACAGGACTATTTCGACAGATATGGACATGATTTAAAAGGATATTTTGAACCAAATTCCTTGAGAGCAGAATTTCCAGATTTGGTTGCAAAAGAGGACCCTCATGGGCTTGATTTCAGCGACCTTATGGAGGAGCGTTTCGCTCGTTTTGTGCGAGAGGCTTATGAGAGGGAGATTATATCGATGAGCCGGGCTGGTGAAATGCTCAATCTATCTATCATGGAAATGCGAGCTCTTGTTCGTACATGGAAGGAGTTATGA
- a CDS encoding NAD(P)/FAD-dependent oxidoreductase → MAEHRDVIIVGAGISGLTAATSLAMRGHSVLLLEKGKVPGGLVNSFTREGFLFDGGVRALENAGMLKPMLQELEIDLPLLPSNVSLGVEDKIINANSKGSLEAYRNLLLELYPESRDDVDKVIKVIGKFDVYMQVLFGSDSPFFKDAKRNLPYYFTTFPLWFIRFLATGAAIMRMRMPMEQFLSDLLDNNSLNDIISQHFFKKTPAFFAMSYFSLYPDYFYPKGGVGSIPKALTERLVALGSEVRTETEVTHVDAFHKTLTDEKGNEYSYKKLIWCADLKHLYRMVSFDGFSENEMSGITREQEKVLSSRGAESVFTLFLAVDLPPSYFAGISEGHFFYTPSKQGLGELNHSELAAILEGWDHLDREAFYTWLSAFCRLNTYEISIPVLNDSTAAPEGKSGLIVSFLFDYELTRRIEEGCWYEEFESRIKEMMIDSLSDSVYPELKEHMLFSFTASPLTVERNTNSSEGAIVGWSFEQDVPIEAGMLNMKKAVLTPIPDVYRAGQWTVSPAGLPTCIMTARMAADLVHTG, encoded by the coding sequence ATGGCTGAACACAGAGATGTTATTATTGTAGGTGCAGGAATTTCTGGACTGACTGCAGCAACCTCCCTCGCTATGCGAGGGCATTCTGTCTTACTTTTAGAGAAGGGAAAGGTGCCTGGAGGGCTGGTGAACTCCTTTACTCGAGAGGGGTTTCTCTTCGATGGGGGAGTGAGAGCTTTAGAGAATGCCGGCATGCTCAAGCCCATGTTACAGGAGCTGGAGATTGATCTTCCTCTTCTGCCAAGTAATGTTTCTCTCGGGGTTGAGGATAAGATCATCAATGCAAATTCCAAGGGTAGCCTGGAAGCCTATAGGAATCTTCTTCTGGAGCTCTATCCTGAGAGCAGGGATGATGTAGATAAGGTCATCAAGGTCATCGGCAAGTTCGATGTGTATATGCAGGTGCTTTTTGGGAGTGACAGTCCCTTCTTCAAGGATGCCAAGCGGAATCTTCCGTACTACTTTACAACATTCCCTCTCTGGTTCATTCGCTTCCTCGCAACCGGGGCAGCGATCATGCGTATGCGAATGCCGATGGAGCAGTTCCTCTCTGACCTCCTTGACAACAATTCGCTCAATGACATCATCAGCCAACACTTCTTCAAGAAGACCCCTGCCTTTTTCGCCATGAGTTACTTCTCCCTCTACCCTGATTACTTCTACCCAAAGGGAGGGGTGGGCAGTATTCCCAAGGCTTTGACTGAGCGTCTCGTGGCACTCGGCTCAGAGGTAAGGACAGAGACTGAGGTGACTCATGTGGATGCATTCCATAAGACACTCACCGATGAGAAGGGGAATGAGTACAGCTATAAAAAGCTAATCTGGTGTGCTGATCTGAAACATCTTTACCGGATGGTCTCCTTTGATGGTTTTTCTGAGAATGAGATGAGTGGGATTACCAGAGAGCAAGAGAAAGTCCTCTCCAGCCGTGGAGCGGAGTCAGTGTTTACCCTCTTCCTTGCAGTGGACTTGCCTCCTTCGTACTTTGCAGGAATTTCAGAGGGACATTTCTTCTATACCCCGTCAAAGCAAGGCCTTGGGGAACTCAACCACTCTGAGCTTGCTGCCATACTGGAAGGATGGGATCATCTGGACAGGGAAGCCTTTTATACCTGGCTCTCTGCATTCTGTCGCTTGAATACCTATGAGATTTCCATCCCTGTGCTCAATGACAGCACTGCTGCCCCAGAGGGAAAGAGTGGACTCATTGTCAGCTTCCTCTTTGACTACGAACTTACACGAAGGATTGAAGAAGGCTGTTGGTATGAGGAGTTCGAGAGCCGTATCAAGGAGATGATGATCGATTCGCTTTCTGATTCGGTCTATCCAGAGCTGAAAGAACATATGCTTTTCTCCTTCACTGCAAGTCCTTTGACCGTTGAACGGAACACGAACAGCAGTGAAGGCGCTATTGTCGGCTGGTCATTTGAACAGGATGTTCCCATAGAAGCAGGCATGCTCAATATGAAAAAGGCTGTTCTTACCCCTATTCCTGATGTCTATCGTGCTGGGCAGTGGACGGTCAGCCCGGCTGGCCTTCCTACGTGTATCATGACCGCGAGGATGGCTGCAGACTTGGTGCATACGGGATGA
- a CDS encoding PucR family transcriptional regulator, with amino-acid sequence MSVMLYQLLELPCLKDATVVAGHEALTRPVTSVSVLEYAEPTALLAEFFEKNRFIGSEIALTCWYNIRSDVEAQCNIIEALANYGEVAVILYYLGIIVQELDPRVLDVANANGIALIVMPKGNISYRYSEVIAPVMEAIIKDRTEQSLFSGDLLNQITRLPEHLRTMDTLLSMLRDRLHTSFILTDQNNTLLNAVAYPMAAEPILVKALDTHRFPPEWKKTKQRITASKGPAMFLYVITTDGTVLSQEVLRQIEEVVQLFVNIWNPQHNQFISEEMIRTILRDEPIKMRRLGELFHIDVAALQEMWVLIPENKGFAEERYRNRFAEVLKENYNICICDTYEKQIVAFTDGACLGERDAIAQDLTELEGTVFSIQHTLTTTEVRLSYLTIQETKEACHSIFPDKRLYTAQDIAFAKDCLQCIEQGQLSIESKLHCLRPTRQDTESLRTLAVLLLDCQGSIAKTAHKLNLHTNSVKYRVQKLNTLFGSEITAFPLNSFLAFALGVRRILES; translated from the coding sequence ATGAGTGTTATGCTATACCAGTTGTTGGAACTTCCCTGTCTCAAGGATGCAACCGTAGTTGCAGGCCATGAAGCACTTACGCGTCCGGTTACCTCCGTCTCGGTCCTGGAATATGCCGAGCCCACAGCCTTGCTTGCTGAATTCTTTGAGAAGAATCGATTCATCGGCAGTGAAATTGCACTTACCTGTTGGTATAACATACGCTCAGACGTCGAGGCACAGTGCAATATCATTGAGGCGCTTGCAAACTATGGCGAAGTCGCTGTTATTCTCTACTACCTTGGGATAATCGTGCAAGAACTTGATCCACGGGTGCTTGATGTAGCCAATGCCAACGGCATTGCCCTTATCGTCATGCCCAAGGGTAACATCAGTTATCGCTACAGCGAGGTCATCGCACCGGTTATGGAAGCAATCATAAAGGACCGAACAGAACAGAGTCTCTTCTCAGGAGACTTATTGAACCAGATAACAAGACTCCCTGAACACTTGAGGACCATGGATACACTGCTCTCCATGCTGCGCGACCGGCTCCATACCAGCTTCATTCTTACCGACCAGAACAATACACTGCTCAACGCTGTGGCCTACCCCATGGCAGCAGAACCAATCTTAGTCAAAGCGTTGGATACCCACCGTTTCCCTCCCGAGTGGAAAAAAACCAAGCAGAGAATTACCGCCAGCAAGGGTCCAGCAATGTTTCTGTATGTCATCACGACCGATGGAACCGTACTCTCACAAGAAGTCCTGCGGCAGATAGAAGAAGTAGTACAACTCTTTGTAAACATCTGGAATCCTCAGCATAACCAGTTCATCTCAGAAGAAATGATCAGGACCATCTTGCGTGACGAACCGATCAAGATGCGGAGACTGGGTGAACTGTTCCACATTGACGTGGCAGCGCTTCAGGAAATGTGGGTTCTCATTCCTGAAAACAAAGGATTTGCCGAGGAACGGTATAGAAACCGATTTGCGGAAGTTTTGAAGGAGAACTACAACATCTGTATCTGTGATACCTATGAGAAACAAATCGTTGCCTTTACCGATGGAGCCTGTCTGGGAGAGCGTGATGCCATTGCACAGGATCTTACTGAACTGGAGGGAACTGTGTTCTCCATCCAACACACCCTGACCACCACAGAAGTACGACTCTCGTACCTTACCATCCAAGAGACCAAGGAAGCGTGCCATTCCATCTTTCCTGACAAACGTCTCTACACAGCCCAGGATATCGCGTTCGCAAAGGATTGCTTACAATGTATTGAACAGGGACAACTCTCCATCGAGAGTAAACTCCACTGTCTTCGTCCAACAAGACAAGACACTGAAAGTCTCAGAACACTTGCAGTTTTATTACTTGATTGCCAAGGATCGATTGCAAAGACTGCTCATAAGCTCAATCTTCATACAAACTCAGTGAAGTATCGGGTACAAAAACTCAATACCTTGTTTGGTTCTGAGATAACAGCCTTCCCTCTGAACTCCTTTCTTGCTTTTGCCCTGGGAGTCAGAAGGATATTAGAGTCCTGA
- a CDS encoding cytosine permease gives MSEHNTGFEISASQRQSWGSLAMIWIGSMICVPCLMIGGILGMGFTLGGVVLCVLLGYGIVCTYMCFMGMEGCDTGLPTVSMAGAVLGEKGAQYIISLMLAIACIGWFGIQSAVCGSSFSSMVASMTGVNIPVPVSSLVWGILMLLTAMYGYKALKYLNYIAVPALLLVMAYGVYAAFTKNDGISIISGYQPAAPMSLVTGISLTVATFALGGVISGDYSRFAKNRGDVIKSSVLGVLPVGLLMILIGAVLSIVTGQYDISAVLASVGVPAFGLIALVLATWTTNVTNAYSGGIAVSNLFGVGEKKFKIATAIAGSLGTLLAAIGLMSKFQAFLSILTAFIPPIAGVIIASYWIIGKGKREKVTITEGFALDGIIAFVLGAVVAYVTGNIAVFFIGPINGIVVSMGSYILLNRQFKNKKVKA, from the coding sequence ATGAGTGAGCACAACACAGGGTTTGAAATTTCCGCCTCACAACGACAGAGCTGGGGCAGTCTGGCCATGATCTGGATCGGCAGCATGATCTGCGTGCCGTGTCTGATGATCGGAGGAATTCTCGGCATGGGATTCACACTGGGGGGAGTCGTTCTCTGTGTGTTGCTCGGCTATGGAATTGTCTGCACCTACATGTGTTTCATGGGCATGGAGGGGTGTGACACGGGATTACCTACCGTCTCGATGGCCGGAGCAGTTCTGGGAGAGAAAGGTGCTCAGTATATCATCAGCCTGATGCTTGCCATTGCATGTATCGGATGGTTTGGGATCCAAAGTGCCGTCTGCGGCTCCTCGTTCTCATCAATGGTCGCATCCATGACAGGGGTGAATATCCCCGTACCGGTAAGTTCGCTTGTATGGGGCATCCTAATGCTGCTTACGGCAATGTACGGGTATAAAGCCTTGAAATACCTCAATTATATCGCGGTTCCTGCCTTGCTGTTGGTCATGGCCTACGGGGTGTACGCCGCATTCACCAAGAATGACGGAATTTCAATCATCAGCGGATATCAACCAGCAGCCCCGATGAGCTTGGTTACCGGTATCAGTCTCACCGTTGCAACCTTTGCGCTCGGTGGGGTCATCAGTGGGGATTATTCACGTTTTGCCAAGAACCGAGGCGATGTAATCAAGTCCTCCGTTCTGGGCGTATTGCCGGTGGGTCTGCTTATGATTCTTATCGGTGCGGTACTCTCCATTGTGACAGGACAGTATGACATCTCTGCCGTTCTTGCATCTGTTGGTGTCCCAGCCTTCGGTCTGATAGCCTTGGTACTGGCCACTTGGACCACCAACGTAACCAATGCCTACAGTGGCGGCATTGCTGTCTCCAACCTCTTCGGGGTAGGCGAAAAGAAGTTCAAGATTGCCACAGCCATAGCTGGTTCCCTGGGAACCCTCCTCGCCGCAATCGGCTTGATGAGCAAGTTCCAGGCATTTCTCAGCATCCTTACTGCATTCATTCCCCCAATAGCTGGGGTGATCATAGCTTCCTATTGGATCATCGGAAAAGGGAAAAGAGAGAAGGTTACCATCACCGAAGGCTTCGCACTAGACGGAATCATCGCCTTTGTATTGGGTGCCGTTGTTGCCTATGTGACTGGTAATATCGCTGTTTTCTTCATAGGCCCCATCAACGGAATCGTGGTTTCCATGGGCAGCTATATCCTCCTCAACAGACAGTTCAAGAACAAGAAGGTGAAAGCATGA